The Pyrus communis chromosome 14, drPyrComm1.1, whole genome shotgun sequence sequence atgtttagagagctcataatctgcacccccggtgttagtgctcccgcccaaggccagggcacagccttcacgtgtatgttcaccagcaccgcatgctcgccttggatccaagataggtgcaagcctgtcgtacagaccacaataggtggttccgacttgtaggtgacccgcgatttatcgcacagcttcacgtgatcgtagcactagagcatacatatatatattacacccagcctgtcttacagaccacgttaggtggttccgactcgtgtgcagattcagttattgaggtgagagtggagctctagattcagccgtacaggtcacgttaggtgactcccggctgccagattatatattatcgatgtgaattacgcttgagcatttatatttgattatgagattctgttgtggcatattctcgagcataaatggcatattgtggagcatgaatggcatatcatggagcatgattgacatatctatacatacgtatatatgttcatttctgggaagtatacaggttttacggcgaggggttagaatgtattttgctaaagagttttcaaagaactttgtttttgcccactcacgcttttgtttttgcgcccctccaggttctagtggtctagcaagttcggtggtttatcccagagggcgtcccggcatttctgacagacattcaccattgtagggtcaccttcgggtgtacatttgtcgtatcttttccttttggactgttgtagacttgctctgagttgtgtctcacatacactagtactttgtatgctagtagGTTTTTAAATATTCGTACCTTTATATTATTACCttctcattagcttccgcacgcgcacatggttacgtcaccttcgtgtgacggccagcacgccctgatctcggtcggggtgtgtcagttagTATCGAAAtgtattttattgaattaatgtatctaaatgtttgtatcaaaatgtatgtaccgacaTGTGTATACCTAAATCTATGCACCAAAATGTATAATATTGAATTTAatatacctaaatgaagaagacaatgttcatcgaaatatattgtataacaaatattagtttatctaaatgtttacaacaaaatatattacgataatgaaataaaattaatacattaaaattaggaagaaaaagagaaataattaaaaaatcaaaatgtaattaataaagagagttttaacgaaacacttcctgtattgtttacttttaatgaaaaagacatttttactctaaaacatttttactctaaaaagtcattcctgatactattcacttacaacgcatttttgtccttttgattaaaactcaaagttttcaagtcattttcattagttttcctattaataaatgaggttattaatgtatcaagggactaaaattatattttgatcttactcatggttTTAGTCTGAAAGTCATCTTTGCCAAGGATTAGAATGAAGttttctgtttatttatttattttttttggcctAAATTGTACACTTGTGGAttgaagtacttttaaaatgattgaaaacgcttttagtaaatgtgtttttgggctacaaaagcacttgaagtacattttggaagaagcaccaattatgtgaacaaagttgaggttccaccatagaATCAATTAGTAATATGAGAAGTAGCTCAATTTCTTATAAGCATATGCAACGTCTCTCCTTTCCTTGATGTGGGATTGATACTCTTGAcattatgtgcttcttgcaagaCACTTTTAAGTGCTTATCCAAGACACTTCAAGTGCTAATTCAGAATTTACTTGCCTAGAcattatgtgcttcttgcaagaCACTTCAAGTACTTatccaaaacacttcaagtgttgATTCAGAATTACTTGCacttttgcaaaaataattagTTCCAAAAGCACGTTtggtgaaagtgtttttgggttctaaaagTACTTAAAGTGTATTTTAGAAGACACGCAAGTAATGTACTTCTTGTAGGACATTTCACGTGCTTATCCAGGATTCACTActatttttactaagaattagtTCCAAAttcgctttcagtcattttaaaaacactttcaaacttGCCTAAAAGCTACTTTAGGTTCAGATTCCAAATTTGGAAAAGCTTAAATATTTGGCCCCAAAATTTAGACCTTATACATTCGGCCTTATAAGTATAACTAATAtctgttgcattcaagttttcTCGTTGTTTAATGAATGGGCATGGgaaccaaatatatatacattctTGAACTCTTTCTAGAAGAGCTTCCCACCCGTGAGCATAAACTAGATAGAGAGCTCCAAAAGCTATTCAAGGACAAACTAAACACCTAAATTATGAAGAAACCAATGCTTGAAATTAAACAAGCATTAGTTACCCCATAGGATGAAAGCTGAATTGGCACTGGGATTTATTaaaggaggcagattgtctacTCTTCTATTTGGATGCCCTTCCCATCCCCTTCTATTTTGTGCGGTTATGattaagccatgtcaacattttatattgatttttttatagagataataagacaaaaaacaataggaatataaaatgtcgacgtgacttaaccgtgaccgcacaattAAAAGAGGATGGGAATGACACCCAAACAGGAGgacagacaatctgcctcctttattaaaatacataattttacaTCACAGTAGAGGTTCGCACAAGTAGTTACATCAACCAATCAAGGGCATCGTGCTGTATCTCCATTATATCAAACAATTCAAACTTATCGCTTATTCAAAATATACACTAAAAAAGGGGATGATATTCTTGAATCTGTATTTGTTTTGTCCTAATCTACATATCTTAAGATTCCTCTTTACTAGATTCTTGAATCTGTATCTCAATTATGTCCAACTGACCGACTTCTTCTGTCTGTCATTTTCGTCtttattcttttcttggactttttcttcttttctaagAACAAAATGCCAAAACACACCGCCATATTTGAGAGCGAAAGATTGACAATATTAATGGTGGTGATTAATATTTAGGCATTGCATAGCCAAAGCCGCACGTCAATATGTCCATTCTTGAGGCAGACCCATCTCCTTATGGTTCATGCATGGCACCGGCCGCGACTGATGCTTATTAGTTGAATGCATGTCTGCCCTACCACCCTTCAAATCATcttaaccaaaaaaagaaaaacaagttagAGAGTAAGCCCAAAATTCATGAACAAACAAACTTACATATATATAGCAAAGTTTGTGCATATTTGTTTGAGATATTTTACGTGCGAtgttatattattggattgttAATCTGAatcttttatttaaataatgattttgtttaattaacGACTTAGATTGACAAGATAACATACCACGCAAACTTTTATTCATGTAAAACCAAATAGTAATACAGATAAATGTTCGTTGATATGTGTACCATTTTGTGTAGAGAAACCAGAAACATTAGGTCGAGGTAGGTCGCCAACTCTGTCAAAGTGAACTTTCAAGGCGTGCACTACCTTTGCGGGTATAAGAACCGGGGAACATCCTATACGTTGACAATAAAAACAGCCGAAATGTTAGTTTACAAAGATTGTGATAGTATTAGGTTCTTCCAATAATTAAGCAATTAACGACAATTTACAACTTGATAATATAACATATATAACAATTTGAGAAGAACCCAactcaatattttttaaaaataataataataaaataaaataaaataaagaaccCTTTTGGGTGTTCCAAATGATAAGGAGATGTTTCCGGATTAGTTGTTTTATTTATCTCTTAAACTCTACCtaagaaattaacaataaaccaaaaagagagagagtttgcCAAAAGACCAAACCCCAATCAATTAGTGCACCATACATAAAGATTCCTTTTTACACCAGTCACTAGCTAAAACAATTTTGGCCACTACCTAATTTAGATTGGGAGCTAAAAGGAATCTTCAGAATAAATAACAGCTCAGCCCAATTTGGGATCGGAGACTAAAAGAATATAATTTAGAATAAAGTACTCCCAACCCAATTTGCTTCTTTTATAAGTTAGAAATTTAAATATAGTTTTTTGCAAATAGCGAGTTTGATATCATTTAGTGTGTATAAAAGGTGATagatataataaatttaaataaaagtcattatttataaaatttgatttgatcataAAACTCCTTACTtaccaataaataaaaaataaaaaaaactcaaaacataaTAGTAAGGAACAACTCAAATAGTTGTAtttaagaaaaaggaaaagaacgtTTAATTTATGGACTAAAGAATCTTTAAATATCACAAAACCTCTTCTCAATTTGAGACTGGGGACTAGAAAAGAATCTTTAATTTAGGATAAGGAAGCCTATTATAGATCCAAAGTCAAACACCGAAAGATGCAACACCACAAGCAATCCGAATAATATCAATAAGAGATGGTTATCCACATgcctatttttatttctcatacatttttaaatcttttaccatcagatcgaatgaattgaagaaagatcaataacaaaaaattaacaaagtttgtgaaaggtaaaaataagtgATATTCCATTTCAAACCCATAAGGTGATATTCCATTTCAAACCCAACCACTCCAACGACTAGGAAACCGCAAGAAGTTGCTCCCAAATAAATCAATCACATAATGCTAAAAACCCTCAGACTCTAAAGCGACACCAAATTGGCAAATCAAGGGTTTAACTAATTATATGTACCTCTTTTCTTGGGTGACTGTGAAGTGTTACCAATAACACACGGCAAAAATACTCCTGTCCCAGAAGATGACCCAATTTTCGAACTCGACCCGCCAAGGAAAACAGCCCTCACGGCCGGTCGTGCTTCCTGGTTAACCCATGGGTTTGAACCAGGCAATCCGAATTGTGTTGGAGACCTTGACGTTCCTCCATTAATTGACCCAATACAAGATCCTCCTTTCTTCAAGTGCTGATAATTATTAGGCTCATATTGCTCATGGCAAATATTGGCTTGTCTTCCTCTATTCCCTGATGATCCTTGTTTCCTTGAAATGTGCTCTTGCTTTTGCTTATAATTATAGGCTTCAAGTTTCTGTCAAAGGAAGGATATATTTGAGTAGGGTGTATATGTATTtgtaatggaaaaaaaattactttgttATTTACTTTACTAAATCAGTAAGATATCAACGACAGTGGATCATGTACAAAAGATTGGCACCCgttgctaattaattaatcactcTAGAAAACTTATAAACGCAATAACAAGTGCACAATACATATACTATATGTTAGTATCCGACACCAGCGAATCGCTCGAGAAACTtattaacagtaaaaaaaaactaCCCAAAAATTAGTGGTTAATTATTACCTGAAAATCTTGGCTCTGACCGGAAGCTAGATCTTGCTTTGAGCAAAATCGAACACCTGGGTCTACTTTTGCACTTGCGTTTATTCCCTGAGGATGACGTGACCCTTCGTTGGTTGTAGTTGTATCTAACTTGTCCAACTTTCTTAAAACGTCGGCGTAGGTACACCTGTTCCAGGCTTTGTCTTTGCCTGGTGTTTCTGGTGGCGTTGGTTCAAGAGATGAACCTTCAGAGCTGCCATGGCAAGACCCCAACGGTGGCCA is a genomic window containing:
- the LOC137714940 gene encoding uncharacterized protein; translation: MMDFECSKPDTKAWDIREAAANYNYKGFIGSSDLSSTSSSSALEDSELVSSDQWTETTTDGDDDYVAELTRQMTNYMLQDDHDKTKTTSSQKNQELLGSVGWPQYSVWPPLGSCHGSSEGSSLEPTPPETPGKDKAWNRCTYADVLRKLDKLDTTTTNEGSRHPQGINASAKVDPGVRFCSKQDLASGQSQDFQKLEAYNYKQKQEHISRKQGSSGNRGRQANICHEQYEPNNYQHLKKGGSCIGSINGGTSRSPTQFGLPGSNPWVNQEARPAVRAVFLGGSSSKIGSSSGTGVFLPCVIGNTSQSPKKRGCSPVLIPAKVVHALKVHFDRVGDLPRPNVSGFSTQNDDLKGGRADMHSTNKHQSRPVPCMNHKEMGLPQEWTY